In Streptomyces sp. SLBN-118, the following are encoded in one genomic region:
- a CDS encoding CaiB/BaiF CoA-transferase family protein produces the protein MAAMGNGPLAGVRVVELAGIGPGPFAAMLLADLGADVVRVDRPGGSGLAIDPAYDLTNRNKRSVLLDLKAADGPARVLDMVERADVLIEGYRPGVAERLGVGPQECLERNPKLVYGRMTGWGQGGPLAQRAGHDIAYIAVSGTLGMIGKPDEPPAVPANLVGDYAGGSLYLVVGVLAALHYARTEGGSGQVVDAAIVDGAAHLATMIHGMMAAGGWQDRRGANLLDGGCPFYGNYETSDGQYMAVGALEQQFYNEFIELLGIKDEAPARKDFARWGELRAAVAARFRTRTREEWTAVFEGSDACVAPVLSLSEAPSHPHLAARGTFVDHGGITQPAPAPRFSATPGSVDRGPAQPGADTADVARDWQLPDLTGTESEEDC, from the coding sequence ATGGCAGCGATGGGGAACGGCCCGCTCGCCGGGGTGCGGGTGGTCGAACTGGCGGGCATCGGGCCCGGTCCGTTCGCCGCCATGCTCCTGGCCGATCTGGGCGCCGATGTCGTACGGGTCGACCGGCCCGGCGGTTCGGGGCTCGCGATTGATCCGGCGTACGACCTCACCAACCGCAACAAGCGCTCCGTCCTCCTCGATCTCAAGGCCGCCGACGGCCCGGCCAGGGTCCTCGACATGGTCGAGCGGGCCGACGTACTGATCGAGGGCTACCGTCCCGGCGTCGCGGAGCGGCTCGGCGTCGGGCCGCAGGAATGCCTGGAGCGCAATCCGAAGCTGGTCTACGGGCGGATGACCGGCTGGGGCCAGGGGGGACCGCTCGCCCAGCGTGCCGGCCACGACATCGCGTACATCGCCGTCAGCGGCACGCTCGGCATGATCGGCAAGCCCGACGAGCCGCCCGCCGTCCCGGCCAATCTCGTCGGCGACTACGCGGGCGGCTCGCTCTATCTCGTCGTCGGAGTCCTCGCGGCCCTGCACTACGCGCGGACCGAGGGGGGATCCGGCCAGGTCGTGGACGCGGCCATCGTCGACGGAGCCGCCCATCTCGCCACGATGATCCACGGAATGATGGCGGCCGGCGGCTGGCAGGACCGGCGCGGGGCGAACCTCCTCGACGGAGGCTGCCCCTTCTACGGGAACTACGAGACCTCGGACGGCCAGTACATGGCCGTCGGGGCGCTGGAGCAGCAGTTCTACAACGAGTTCATCGAACTGCTCGGCATCAAGGACGAGGCTCCGGCCCGTAAGGACTTCGCCCGCTGGGGCGAACTGCGTGCCGCCGTCGCCGCCCGCTTCAGAACCAGGACCCGCGAGGAATGGACGGCGGTCTTCGAGGGCTCGGACGCCTGCGTCGCACCCGTGCTCTCCCTGAGTGAAGCCCCCTCGCACCCCCATCTCGCAGCCCGCGGAACCTTCGTCGACCACGGCGGAATCACCCAGCCCGCGCCCGCACCCCGCTTCTCGGCCACGCCCGGCTCCGTGGACCGGGGGCCCGCCCAGCCGGGCGCCGACACCGCCGATGTGGCCCGCGACTGGCAACTGCCCGACCTCACCGGGACAGAGTCCGAGGAGGACTGTTGA
- a CDS encoding trans-acting enoyl reductase family protein produces MNRQNGTDRAQRPYDIVLFGATGFVGVLTAEYLAAHAPDGCRWAVAGRSREKLEQLRERLAAKHPGCAGLPLIEADVNDPEALRQLAESARVVATTVGPYLLYGEALVAACAEAGTDYVDLTGEPEFVDLMYLRHDARARETGARLIHACGFDSVPHDLGAYFTVQQLPEDVPLRVDGFVRSNASFSGGTLASALNAMGRGRQMLRAAHERRLHEPRLVGRRARAPLGGPRFSRETGAWALPLPTVDAQIIARSARSLKRYGPDFRYRHYAAVRTLPMAAGGAAAVGTLFALAQLPPARRWLSERIKPGEGPDERRRAKSWFSVRFVGEGGGRTVFTEVSGGDPGYGETAKMLAESMLCLAYDQLPDTSGQVTTAVAMGDALLERLQAAGIRFRVAATR; encoded by the coding sequence TTGAACAGGCAGAACGGGACCGATCGCGCACAGCGCCCGTACGACATCGTGCTCTTTGGGGCGACGGGTTTCGTCGGCGTGCTCACCGCGGAGTACCTCGCGGCACACGCGCCCGACGGCTGCCGCTGGGCCGTCGCGGGCCGCAGCCGGGAGAAGCTGGAGCAGCTGCGTGAGCGTCTTGCCGCCAAGCACCCCGGCTGCGCCGGGCTGCCGCTGATCGAGGCGGACGTGAACGATCCCGAGGCGCTTCGCCAACTCGCCGAGTCCGCCCGTGTGGTGGCCACGACCGTGGGCCCCTACCTGCTGTACGGCGAGGCACTGGTCGCCGCGTGCGCGGAGGCCGGGACCGACTACGTCGACCTGACTGGCGAGCCCGAGTTCGTGGACCTGATGTACCTACGTCATGACGCGCGGGCCAGGGAGACCGGGGCCCGGCTGATCCACGCCTGTGGCTTCGACTCGGTACCGCACGACCTGGGCGCGTACTTCACCGTCCAGCAGCTGCCCGAGGACGTGCCGCTGCGCGTCGACGGGTTCGTACGCTCCAACGCCTCCTTCTCCGGCGGGACTCTCGCCTCCGCGCTGAACGCCATGGGCCGGGGCCGGCAGATGCTGCGGGCCGCGCACGAGCGGCGGCTGCACGAGCCGCGACTGGTGGGACGACGTGCGCGGGCGCCGCTCGGCGGGCCACGGTTCAGCCGCGAGACCGGGGCCTGGGCGCTGCCGCTGCCGACGGTCGACGCGCAGATCATCGCGCGCTCGGCTCGGTCGCTGAAGCGGTACGGCCCGGACTTCCGCTACCGGCACTACGCGGCGGTCCGCACACTGCCGATGGCAGCGGGCGGTGCCGCGGCCGTGGGTACGCTCTTCGCGCTGGCCCAACTGCCGCCCGCACGGCGCTGGTTGTCGGAGCGGATCAAGCCGGGCGAGGGTCCGGACGAGCGGCGACGGGCGAAAAGCTGGTTCTCGGTGCGTTTCGTGGGCGAGGGCGGCGGCCGCACGGTGTTCACCGAGGTGTCGGGCGGCGATCCGGGCTACGGCGAGACGGCGAAGATGCTCGCCGAGTCCATGCTGTGCCTGGCCTACGACCAACTGCCTGACACCTCCGGGCAGGTGACCACGGCGGTGGCGATGGGTGATGCGCTGCTGGAGCGGCTTCAGGCGGCGGGTATCCGCTTCCGGGTGGCCGCCACCCGCTGA
- the mmpA gene encoding morphogenic membrane protein MmpA → MTSHTTHSATETSHPVERIVTAVLILGALAGFAWVGSMVYTALTA, encoded by the coding sequence ATGACTTCACACACGACGCACAGTGCGACCGAGACCAGCCACCCCGTGGAGCGGATCGTGACGGCGGTGCTCATCCTGGGCGCGCTGGCGGGCTTCGCCTGGGTGGGATCCATGGTCTACACGGCCCTGACCGCCTGA
- a CDS encoding endonuclease V, which yields MKIIETPPHWPADEAAALAVQDELRTRVVFDQPGPPPATGLVTGVDVAYDDDRDVVAAAAVVLDAATLTVVEEATALGRVAFPYVPGLLAFREIPTVLAVLESLTSDPGLVVCDGYGRAHPRRLGLASHLGVLTGLPVIGVAKNPFVFSYGELGPRRGDFAALLADDGEEVGRALRTQDDVKPVFVSVGHRTTLDNACAHTLHLASRYRLPESTRLADRLCRRALAESTARVPRTHVPGR from the coding sequence ATGAAGATCATCGAGACGCCCCCGCACTGGCCCGCCGACGAGGCCGCCGCCCTGGCCGTCCAGGACGAACTGCGCACGCGCGTCGTCTTCGACCAGCCGGGGCCGCCGCCCGCCACCGGCCTGGTGACGGGCGTCGATGTCGCCTACGACGACGACCGCGACGTCGTGGCCGCGGCGGCCGTCGTCCTGGATGCCGCGACGCTCACCGTCGTCGAAGAGGCCACGGCCCTCGGGCGGGTGGCCTTCCCGTACGTTCCCGGGCTGCTGGCCTTCCGGGAGATCCCGACCGTGCTCGCCGTCCTGGAATCCCTCACATCGGATCCCGGACTTGTCGTCTGCGACGGCTACGGCCGGGCGCATCCCCGCCGTCTCGGGCTCGCCTCACATCTGGGTGTGCTGACCGGGCTGCCCGTGATCGGCGTCGCCAAGAACCCTTTCGTCTTCAGCTACGGCGAACTGGGGCCGCGGCGCGGCGACTTCGCCGCCCTGCTGGCCGATGACGGCGAGGAGGTCGGCCGGGCGCTGCGCACCCAGGACGACGTCAAGCCGGTCTTCGTCTCGGTCGGCCACCGAACCACGCTCGACAACGCCTGCGCGCACACCCTCCACCTCGCGTCCCGATACCGGCTCCCCGAATCGACGCGCCTGGCCGACCGCCTCTGCCGGCGTGCTCTCGCGGAGAGCACCGCCCGGGTACCTCGTACTCACGTACCCGGGCGGTGA
- a CDS encoding YciI family protein, with protein sequence MFVLELTYTAPVERVDELLDAHVAWLDALYEEGVFIASGRKNPRDGGVILAVGDDRATIEKIAAADPFTVGGVCEYRITEFIATKTAPELAPYRQQLPS encoded by the coding sequence ATGTTTGTACTGGAATTGACCTACACCGCACCCGTCGAGCGCGTCGACGAGCTCCTCGACGCGCATGTGGCCTGGCTGGACGCGCTGTACGAGGAGGGCGTGTTCATCGCGTCGGGCCGCAAGAATCCCCGGGACGGCGGGGTGATCCTGGCCGTGGGGGACGACCGCGCGACGATCGAGAAGATCGCGGCGGCCGACCCCTTCACGGTGGGCGGCGTGTGCGAGTACCGGATCACCGAGTTCATCGCGACCAAGACCGCGCCCGAACTCGCCCCGTACCGCCAGCAGTTGCCCTCCTAG
- a CDS encoding oxidoreductase — MTSKGKTRRMVSVGLCAAAVAAALAAPAQATQQAEETTAGERPAWNLKNTGTDVRFRGLAAVSRRTAWVAGSKGTVLRTADGGRSWRDVSPPGAGGLEFRDIEAFDGRRAVVLAIGEGEASRVLRTDDGGASWSESFRNTDPKAFYDCITFFDNRHGLAMSDPVDGKYRILSTGDGGKSWKVLPSAGMPDALPGEAAFAASGQCLVSSGPKDVWLATGGGATARVLHSSDRGLHWSATHTTIPAGDPARGVFALAFNDRAHGIAVGGDYRPDQTSPSAGAVSGDGGRSWQQAKTPPPAYRSGVTWLPHSRSAALAVGPTGTDLTLDGGRSWRTVDTGSYDTVDCTADFGCWASGEKGRVARLEF, encoded by the coding sequence ATGACGTCCAAGGGGAAGACGCGACGAATGGTGTCGGTGGGGCTGTGCGCGGCGGCGGTCGCCGCCGCACTGGCCGCCCCGGCACAGGCGACTCAACAAGCGGAAGAGACGACGGCCGGGGAGAGGCCCGCCTGGAACCTGAAGAACACAGGCACCGACGTACGGTTCCGCGGCCTCGCGGCGGTCAGCCGGCGGACCGCCTGGGTGGCGGGATCCAAAGGCACGGTCCTGCGCACGGCGGACGGGGGGCGCAGCTGGCGAGACGTCTCTCCGCCGGGAGCGGGCGGGCTGGAGTTCCGCGACATCGAGGCCTTCGACGGCAGGCGGGCCGTGGTGCTGGCCATCGGCGAGGGCGAGGCGTCCCGGGTCTTGCGCACCGACGACGGCGGCGCGAGCTGGTCCGAGTCCTTCCGTAACACCGACCCGAAGGCCTTCTACGACTGCATCACCTTCTTCGACAACCGCCACGGCCTGGCGATGAGCGATCCGGTGGACGGCAAGTACCGCATCCTGTCGACCGGCGACGGCGGAAAGTCGTGGAAGGTGCTGCCGAGCGCCGGGATGCCCGATGCGCTGCCGGGCGAGGCGGCCTTCGCGGCCAGCGGCCAGTGCCTGGTCAGCTCAGGGCCCAAGGACGTCTGGCTGGCCACCGGCGGCGGCGCGACCGCGCGCGTGCTGCACTCCTCCGACCGCGGCCTCCACTGGAGCGCCACCCACACGACCATCCCGGCGGGGGACCCGGCCCGCGGAGTCTTCGCGCTCGCCTTCAACGACCGCGCCCACGGCATCGCCGTCGGCGGTGACTACCGCCCCGACCAGACATCCCCGAGCGCCGGAGCGGTCAGCGGCGACGGCGGCCGCAGCTGGCAGCAGGCGAAGACACCCCCGCCCGCCTACCGCTCGGGCGTGACCTGGCTGCCGCACAGCCGTTCGGCGGCGCTCGCCGTCGGCCCGACCGGGACCGACCTGACCCTGGACGGCGGCCGCAGCTGGCGCACGGTCGACACCGGTTCGTACGACACCGTCGACTGCACGGCCGACTTCGGCTGCTGGGCCTCGGGCGAGAAGGGCCGCGTGGCACGGCTGGAGTTCTGA
- a CDS encoding SsgA family sporulation/cell division regulator, giving the protein MSTVIEQAVQARLVASAPQMETVPATLRYDREDPFAVRMAFPPPATLEGNEVSWAFSRELLTAGVDGPAGVGDVRVRPFGFDRTVLEFHAPEGVAMVHIRTSEVRRFLKRVQGMVPRGREHIYLDLDHNLAELLRDAC; this is encoded by the coding sequence TTGTCCACCGTCATCGAGCAGGCCGTGCAGGCCCGCCTGGTCGCCTCGGCGCCCCAGATGGAGACTGTTCCCGCCACGCTGCGTTACGACCGCGAGGACCCCTTCGCCGTACGGATGGCCTTCCCGCCCCCCGCGACCCTGGAGGGCAATGAAGTGTCGTGGGCCTTCTCGCGCGAGCTGCTCACGGCGGGAGTCGACGGACCGGCCGGCGTCGGCGACGTGCGCGTCAGACCCTTTGGCTTCGACCGCACGGTCCTGGAGTTCCACGCCCCCGAAGGCGTTGCGATGGTGCACATCCGCACCAGCGAGGTGCGCCGTTTCCTCAAGCGCGTCCAGGGCATGGTCCCCCGCGGCCGTGAGCACATCTATCTCGATCTCGACCACAACCTGGCCGAGCTGCTGCGCGACGCCTGCTGA
- a CDS encoding ABC-F family ATP-binding cassette domain-containing protein translates to MSTAPTHITCSSLTFAWPDGTGVFDDFQLAVGPGRTGLIGLNGSGKSTLLKLIAAELTPTDGTVRTTGEVGYLAQDLVLDTALRVDEVLGIARTRAALHAIEAGDPSEEHFTTVGDDWDVEERAHATLDQLGLGRIGLERTIGEVSGGEGVLLRLAALLLARPGVLLLDEPTNNLDLYARRRLYEAVASWSGVMVVVSHDRELLERVDQIADLRDGEVRWYGGNFSAYEEALAVEQDAAERMVRVAEADMQRQKRELADSHVKLARRKRFGQKSYENRRVPKIIANARKAEAQVSAGKLRLMHEGRLAEARERLDEAVDAVRDDDEIRIELPFTTVHPGRDVLRLSELRLRYGAEVRGEFEIRGPERVALLGRNGAGKTTLLRTIAGELEPLAGEAVAQVPVRFLPQRLDVLDDELSVVENVARFAPDATNNRIRARLARFLFRGARADQLAGTLSGGERFRAALAALLLAEPAPQLVMLDEPTNNLDMASVRKLTAALESYEGALIVASHDVPFLDSIGITRRLLLDGELRDITPGEVREGAPGR, encoded by the coding sequence ATGTCTACTGCCCCCACCCACATCACCTGCTCCTCGCTCACTTTCGCCTGGCCGGACGGCACCGGCGTCTTCGACGACTTCCAGCTGGCGGTCGGTCCGGGCAGAACCGGGCTGATCGGTCTCAACGGGTCAGGAAAGTCAACGCTGTTGAAGCTGATCGCCGCCGAACTGACGCCGACGGACGGCACGGTCCGCACCACGGGCGAGGTCGGCTATCTGGCACAGGACCTCGTCCTCGACACGGCGCTACGGGTGGACGAAGTGCTGGGCATCGCCCGCACGCGCGCCGCCCTGCACGCCATCGAGGCGGGCGACCCGAGCGAGGAACACTTCACGACGGTCGGTGACGATTGGGACGTCGAGGAGCGGGCTCACGCCACCCTCGACCAGCTCGGGCTCGGCCGCATCGGGCTGGAGCGCACCATCGGCGAAGTCTCGGGCGGCGAGGGCGTCCTGCTGCGGCTGGCTGCTCTGCTGCTGGCCCGGCCCGGCGTGCTGCTGCTCGACGAGCCGACCAACAACCTCGATCTGTACGCGCGCCGAAGGCTGTACGAGGCCGTCGCCTCCTGGTCCGGCGTGATGGTCGTGGTCAGCCACGACCGTGAACTGCTGGAGCGGGTCGACCAGATCGCCGATCTGCGCGACGGGGAGGTCAGGTGGTACGGCGGCAACTTCTCCGCGTACGAGGAGGCACTCGCCGTCGAGCAGGACGCCGCGGAGCGGATGGTGCGCGTCGCCGAGGCGGACATGCAGCGGCAGAAGCGCGAACTGGCCGATTCCCACGTGAAGTTGGCGCGACGCAAGCGGTTCGGGCAGAAGAGTTATGAGAACCGGCGCGTACCCAAGATCATCGCCAATGCCCGCAAGGCCGAGGCCCAGGTCTCGGCGGGCAAACTCCGCCTCATGCACGAAGGCAGGCTCGCCGAGGCCAGGGAACGCCTCGACGAGGCTGTGGACGCGGTGCGCGACGACGACGAGATCCGCATCGAGCTGCCGTTCACCACGGTCCATCCGGGCCGGGACGTTCTGCGCCTGAGCGAGCTGCGGCTGCGCTACGGAGCCGAGGTGAGGGGAGAGTTCGAAATCCGCGGCCCCGAGAGGGTCGCGCTGCTCGGGCGCAACGGAGCGGGCAAGACGACGCTCCTGAGGACCATCGCAGGCGAGCTGGAGCCGCTCGCGGGTGAGGCCGTGGCGCAGGTCCCGGTGCGTTTTCTGCCGCAGCGGCTCGATGTGCTGGACGACGAGCTGAGCGTGGTGGAGAACGTGGCGCGGTTCGCGCCCGACGCCACCAACAACCGGATCAGGGCGCGGCTGGCCCGCTTTCTCTTCCGGGGCGCGCGGGCCGACCAGCTTGCCGGGACGCTGTCGGGCGGTGAGCGGTTCCGCGCCGCACTTGCCGCGCTGCTGCTCGCCGAACCGGCGCCGCAGCTGGTGATGCTGGACGAGCCGACGAACAATCTGGACATGGCGAGCGTCCGGAAGCTGACGGCGGCCCTGGAGTCGTACGAGGGAGCGCTGATCGTGGCGAGCCACGATGTGCCGTTCCTGGACTCGATCGGCATCACGCGCCGGCTGTTGCTGGACGGCGAACTGCGCGACATCACGCCGGGCGAGGTACGGGAGGGGGCGCCGGGTCGCTGA
- the ddaH gene encoding dimethylargininase, with protein MPSRKALIRRPSPRLAEGLVTHVERSPVDVELALEQWETYAETLREHGWETVETEPADDCPDGVFIEDTVVMFRNVALIARPGAESRRPETAAVEETVARLGCSVNWVWEPGTLDGGDVLKVGDTIYVGRGGRTNAAGVQQLRATFEPLGARVVAVPVTKVLHLKSAVTALPDGAVIGYPPLVDTPTVFPRHLPVPEESGAHVVLLGGGKLLMAASAPKTAELFTDLGYQPVMVDISEFEKLEGCVTCLSVRVRDLYA; from the coding sequence GTGCCCAGCAGGAAAGCCTTGATCCGCCGCCCCAGCCCGCGTCTCGCCGAGGGTCTGGTCACCCATGTCGAGCGCTCCCCTGTCGACGTCGAACTGGCGCTGGAACAGTGGGAGACGTACGCCGAGACCTTGCGTGAGCACGGTTGGGAGACCGTCGAGACGGAACCGGCCGACGACTGCCCGGACGGTGTGTTCATCGAGGACACGGTGGTGATGTTCCGCAATGTCGCGCTGATCGCCCGGCCGGGGGCCGAGTCCCGCAGGCCGGAGACGGCGGCCGTCGAGGAGACCGTGGCTCGCCTGGGCTGCTCGGTGAACTGGGTGTGGGAGCCGGGCACGCTCGACGGCGGAGATGTGCTCAAGGTCGGCGACACGATCTACGTGGGGCGCGGCGGGCGTACGAACGCGGCGGGCGTGCAGCAGCTGCGCGCCACGTTCGAGCCGCTGGGCGCCCGGGTCGTGGCGGTGCCGGTGACCAAGGTGCTGCATCTGAAGTCGGCGGTGACCGCGCTGCCCGACGGGGCCGTCATCGGCTACCCGCCGCTGGTGGACACCCCCACTGTCTTCCCGCGCCACCTGCCCGTGCCGGAGGAGTCGGGGGCGCATGTGGTGCTCCTCGGCGGCGGGAAGCTGCTGATGGCGGCGAGCGCGCCGAAGACGGCAGAGCTGTTCACGGATCTCGGCTACCAGCCCGTGATGGTGGACATCAGCGAGTTCGAGAAGCTCGAAGGCTGCGTGACCTGCCTCTCCGTACGCGTCCGCGACCTGTACGCATAA
- a CDS encoding acyl-ACP desaturase, translated as MTITSPHLGSSEAWTDARLLYALEEVVEKELNRHLKVAKDWMPHEYVPFGDGRNFPGFFEDGQAWESEQSKVTDIGRIALVVNLLTEDNLPSYHHEIASLFGRDGAWGTWVHRWTAEEGRHGIVMRDYLLTSRAVDPDKLEEFRMAHMAEGFESDNRHSMLHSVAYVAFQELATRVSHRNTGHQSGDPVCDRMLARIATDENLHMVFYRNLLGAAFELAPDLTMEAVRDVVVNFRMPGHGMPGFERAAAQMAIGEIYNMRIHHDDVLQPVLRFLKVLDMDGLGPEGLKAQEELGLYMNGLNSEASKFDEKLAARKARMQARAAG; from the coding sequence GTGACGATCACCTCTCCCCACCTCGGCAGTTCGGAAGCGTGGACTGACGCCCGACTGCTGTACGCGCTGGAAGAGGTGGTGGAGAAGGAGCTCAACCGCCATCTCAAGGTCGCCAAGGACTGGATGCCGCACGAGTACGTCCCGTTCGGCGACGGCCGCAACTTCCCCGGCTTCTTCGAGGACGGCCAGGCCTGGGAGTCCGAGCAGTCCAAGGTCACCGACATCGGCCGGATCGCGCTGGTGGTGAACCTGCTGACCGAGGACAACCTCCCCAGCTACCACCACGAGATCGCCTCGCTCTTCGGCCGCGACGGCGCCTGGGGCACCTGGGTGCACCGCTGGACCGCGGAAGAGGGCCGGCACGGCATCGTGATGCGCGACTACCTGCTCACCTCGCGTGCGGTCGACCCGGACAAGCTCGAGGAGTTCCGGATGGCGCACATGGCGGAGGGCTTCGAGTCCGACAACCGCCACTCGATGCTGCACTCCGTGGCGTACGTCGCCTTCCAGGAGCTCGCCACCCGCGTCTCGCACCGCAACACCGGCCACCAGTCCGGCGACCCGGTCTGCGACCGGATGCTGGCGCGGATCGCGACCGACGAGAACCTGCACATGGTCTTCTACCGCAACCTGCTGGGCGCGGCCTTCGAGCTCGCCCCGGATCTGACCATGGAGGCTGTGCGCGACGTCGTCGTCAACTTCCGGATGCCCGGGCACGGCATGCCCGGCTTCGAGCGGGCCGCCGCGCAGATGGCGATCGGCGAGATCTACAACATGCGCATTCACCACGACGACGTACTGCAGCCGGTGCTGCGCTTCCTCAAGGTGCTCGACATGGACGGTCTGGGCCCGGAGGGCCTGAAGGCGCAGGAAGAGCTCGGCCTCTACATGAACGGGCTGAACTCCGAGGCGTCGAAGTTCGACGAGAAGCTCGCGGCCCGCAAGGCGCGGATGCAGGCGCGCGCGGCCGGCTGA
- a CDS encoding WhiB family transcriptional regulator, with protein MPINTTTRQELSWQETALCAQAGPEFFFPAPGSSTREAKQLCGACEGRVPCLQYALAHDERFGVWGGLSEKERYRLKRSQG; from the coding sequence ATGCCGATCAACACCACCACACGCCAGGAACTCTCCTGGCAGGAGACCGCGCTGTGCGCCCAGGCGGGCCCGGAATTCTTCTTCCCGGCGCCGGGCTCGTCGACGCGGGAGGCGAAGCAGTTGTGCGGGGCGTGCGAGGGGCGAGTGCCGTGCCTGCAGTACGCGCTGGCGCACGACGAGCGATTTGGAGTGTGGGGCGGGCTGTCGGAGAAGGAGCGCTACCGCCTCAAGCGAAGCCAGGGCTGA
- a CDS encoding VOC family protein, with the protein MLSTRFVTGSPNWIDLGTPDLDAATAFYGGLFGWTFQSAGPDAGGYGMYQVDGKTVAGAMTVTPEQGGPGWTVYFQSPDADGTAKAVQAGGGAVLFEPMDVFELGRMAVFTDPGGAAFATWQPGQNKGLDAVNDPNTLCWAELYTEDPGAGLIFYQGVFGWETSMMPLPDGTGSYTMINPAGAGAEAMFGGIVPLAADPLETEGPYWLPYFEVTDCDAAVATAQQLGGSVRMAPVDMEGVGRFAKLADPAGARFALMQGVQQDD; encoded by the coding sequence ATGCTCAGCACCCGTTTTGTCACGGGCTCCCCGAACTGGATCGACCTGGGCACCCCCGACCTCGACGCGGCGACTGCCTTCTACGGCGGACTGTTCGGCTGGACTTTCCAGTCCGCGGGCCCAGACGCCGGCGGCTACGGCATGTACCAGGTGGACGGCAAGACCGTCGCGGGCGCCATGACAGTAACCCCCGAACAGGGCGGGCCCGGCTGGACCGTCTACTTCCAGTCGCCCGACGCCGACGGCACGGCCAAAGCGGTCCAGGCGGGCGGCGGCGCGGTCCTGTTCGAGCCGATGGACGTCTTCGAACTCGGCCGCATGGCGGTCTTCACCGACCCCGGGGGCGCGGCCTTCGCCACCTGGCAGCCGGGCCAGAACAAGGGCCTGGACGCCGTCAACGACCCCAACACGCTGTGCTGGGCAGAGCTTTACACCGAGGACCCGGGCGCGGGCCTCATCTTCTACCAGGGCGTGTTCGGCTGGGAGACCTCCATGATGCCGCTGCCCGACGGCACGGGCTCGTACACGATGATCAACCCGGCGGGCGCGGGCGCGGAAGCGATGTTCGGCGGCATCGTCCCGCTGGCCGCGGACCCGCTCGAGACGGAGGGTCCCTACTGGCTGCCCTACTTCGAGGTGACGGACTGCGACGCGGCGGTGGCCACGGCGCAGCAACTGGGCGGAAGCGTCCGGATGGCCCCGGTCGACATGGAAGGCGTCGGCCGCTTCGCGAAACTGGCGGACCCGGCGGGCGCGCGGTTCGCGCTGATGCAGGGCGTGCAGCAGGACGACTGA
- a CDS encoding TetR/AcrR family transcriptional regulator, giving the protein MAKKGKGAERGGKEGGRRSGDRGHYGRLSRERVLATALELVDREGLSALSMRRVGAELGVEAMALYRYAPSKDALLDGLVEALFIELQEYLADDAAVHQLVGPGEAAAGGAGAPAGEPEWRTELHRIAEATYRVALAHPQVVPLLATRMLAVPLARRPLAVLMDHERVLELLEQAGLDEERASMAFRAFNSWVLGYIFVELRAMVDNPEETDPAFRLGLHRMPVQELPLLRRTAPALAEHAGPDGLAAGLAALLDRFVQNAG; this is encoded by the coding sequence ATGGCGAAGAAGGGCAAGGGCGCCGAGCGCGGGGGGAAAGAGGGCGGCCGTCGCTCCGGGGATCGCGGCCACTACGGCCGGCTGAGCCGCGAACGCGTACTGGCCACCGCTCTGGAGCTCGTCGACCGCGAAGGGCTCTCGGCACTGAGCATGCGCAGGGTGGGAGCCGAGCTCGGCGTCGAGGCCATGGCCCTGTACCGGTACGCACCCAGCAAGGACGCACTCCTGGACGGACTGGTGGAGGCCCTGTTCATCGAGCTGCAGGAGTACCTGGCCGACGATGCCGCTGTCCATCAACTCGTCGGCCCGGGCGAAGCCGCGGCCGGAGGTGCGGGCGCGCCGGCCGGGGAGCCGGAATGGCGCACCGAGCTGCACCGGATCGCCGAGGCGACCTATCGGGTCGCCCTTGCCCACCCGCAGGTGGTTCCCCTCCTGGCCACCCGCATGCTGGCGGTTCCGCTGGCCCGGCGCCCGCTGGCGGTCCTCATGGACCACGAGCGGGTACTGGAGCTGCTCGAACAGGCAGGCCTGGACGAGGAAAGGGCCTCGATGGCCTTCCGGGCGTTCAACAGCTGGGTGCTCGGTTACATCTTCGTGGAACTGCGAGCCATGGTGGACAACCCCGAAGAAACCGACCCCGCCTTCCGGCTCGGGCTGCACCGCATGCCGGTCCAGGAACTTCCCCTTCTTCGCCGGACCGCGCCCGCTCTCGCCGAGCACGCCGGACCCGACGGGCTGGCCGCCGGCCTGGCGGCCCTTCTCGACCGCTTCGTACAGAACGCCGGCTGA